A stretch of Camelina sativa cultivar DH55 chromosome 18, Cs, whole genome shotgun sequence DNA encodes these proteins:
- the LOC104760382 gene encoding decapping 5-like protein isoform X1 has protein sequence MASESSQSSSQSPSSVPSPSPGNNVGDAFVGSFISLISKYEIRYEGILYHLNVKDSTLGLKNVRSCGTEGRKKDEPQIPPCDRVYDYILFRGSDIKDLQVNPSPAAQSRPEIQSEQGINQSSHVSSAMSSPLSGYDSGYGLGRVTQWVNTPALSSKPVPATQHSSVPLSFQPPSANPGSLTESPASLIGSTQSNAGSSMPMPSFVQSNKLGATGVPVSSPSTMPNNPQIIDYFASPIMGLVNDTTQVVTRSPDDASNRSYPSNPSPLGQAQFHTPPGLVSAPSNLSPPSEALLSAPNIQNSYPSVPQAVGKDFYDSRSDHPKRSIPYELPTVASYSAPGIPGPLSNSPESFFGMDPSLQSRHQMVNRGQEMFPATNPVSFNVPSQSPATRNHAPLLPLPVPAQSRIPSSSIEFTEEFDFEAMNEKFKKSELWGYLGQNNRRNQNDNGEEIAIEPNSEGKPSYNKDDFFDTISCNQLDRVARNGQQHNQFPEHMRQDPGAFGNHFQRPPPLQPGQGAYLAAQSNYRGGYHNNNNNYRGGYHNNNNNYYSNSGYGYYSGGRGRGGNTHF, from the exons ATGGCGAGTGAGAGTTCGCAATCTTCATCTCAATCGCCGTCATCTGTACCTTCTCCGTCGCCGGGAAACAACGTCGGCGATGCGTTCGTAGGAAGTTTCATCAGTCTAATTTCTAAGTACGAGATCCGTTACGAAGGCATTCTCTACCATCTCAACGTCAAGGACTCGACGCTAGGTCTAAAAAACG TAAGATCTTGTGGAACAGAGGGGAGGAAGAAAGATGAGCCTCAAATTCCGCCATGTGATAGAGTTTACGATTACATTCTTTTTCGCGGAAGTGATATCAAG GATCTGCAAGTTAATCCATCTCCAGCTGCACAGTCAAGACCAGAGATTCAAAGTGAACAAGGCATCAATCAG TCCTCTCATGTTAGTTCAGCTATGAGCTCTCCGCTTTCTGGCTATGATAGTGGTTATGGTTTGGGGAGAGTAACACAATGGGTCAATACACCTGCTTTGAGTAGTAAACCGGTTCCTGCCACTCAACATTCATCAGTCCCTTTAAGTTTCCAGCCTCCTTCAGCTAATCCTGGAAGTTTGACAGAATCACCAGCGAGCTTAATTGGTTCAACTCAAAGTAATGCTGGTTCGTCTATGCCCATGCCTTCTTTTGTGCAAAGTAACAAATTAGGTGCCACTGGTGTCCCTGTTTCATCTCCCTCGACGATGCCCAATAACCCGCAGATTATAGATTACTTTGCTTCACCAATCATGGGATTAGTGAATGATACAACACAGGTTGTTACTCGTTCACCCGACGATGCTTCTAATCGTTCATACCCTTCTAACCCTTCTCCCCTTGGTCAAGCACAATTCCATACTCCACCTGGTCTTGTTTCAGCTCCCTCTAACCTTTCTCCACCATCTGAAGCGCTGCTTTCTGCTCCAAATATTCAGAACAGTTACCCCAGTGTACCCCAGGCTGTTGGTAAAGATTTCTATGACTCTCGATCTGATCATCCTAAGCGATCTATACCTTATGAGTTACCGACTGTGGCTTCTTATTCAGCTCCTGGGATTCCTGGTCCATTGTCGAACTCACCTGAGTCATTCTTCGGTATGGATCCATCGCTGCAATCTAGGCATCAGATGGTAAATAGGGGTCAAGAGATGTTTCCTGCTACTAACCCGGTATCATTTAATGTGCCATCACAAAGTCCTGCAACCAGAAATCATGCACCATTGCTGCCTCTTCCCGTTCCAGCTCAG TCTCGGATCCCTAGTTCTAGCATTGAGTTCACTGAAGAATTTGATTTTGAGGCAATGAATGAGAAGTTCAAGAAGAGTGAACTATGGGGTTATCTCGGGCAAAATAACCGGAGGAATCAAAATGATAATGGAGAAGAAATTGCAATTGAGCCAAACTCAGAAGGGAAG CCTTCATATAACAAGGATGACTTTTTCGACACAATCTCGTGCAATCAACTTGACCGTGTGGCTAGAAACGGACAACAGCACAACCAGTTTCCCGAGCACATGAGACAAGATCCTGGG GCATTTGGTAATCATTTTCAAAGGCCACCTCCACTACAACCAGGTCAGGGTGCATATCTCGCTGCACAATCCAATTACAGAGGCGGTTAccataataacaacaacaactacagaGGTGGTTaccataacaacaacaacaactactactCAAACTCGGGTTATGGTTACTACTCTGGTGGGAGAGGCCGAGGTGGAAACACACATTTCTGA
- the LOC104760382 gene encoding decapping 5-like protein isoform X2, with amino-acid sequence MASESSQSSSQSPSSVPSPSPGNNVGDAFVGSFISLISKYEIRYEGILYHLNVKDSTLGLKNVRSCGTEGRKKDEPQIPPCDRVYDYILFRGSDIKDLQVNPSPAAQSRPEIQSEQGINQSSHVSSAMSSPLSGYDSGYGLGRVTQWVNTPALSSKPVPATQHSSVPLSFQPPSANPGSLTESPASLIGSTQSNAGSSMPMPSFVQSNKLGATGVPVSSPSTMPNNPQIIDYFASPIMGLVNDTTQVVTRSPDDASNRSYPSNPSPLGQAQFHTPPGLVSAPSNLSPPSEALLSAPNIQNSYPSVPQAVAPGIPGPLSNSPESFFGMDPSLQSRHQMVNRGQEMFPATNPVSFNVPSQSPATRNHAPLLPLPVPAQSRIPSSSIEFTEEFDFEAMNEKFKKSELWGYLGQNNRRNQNDNGEEIAIEPNSEGKPSYNKDDFFDTISCNQLDRVARNGQQHNQFPEHMRQDPGAFGNHFQRPPPLQPGQGAYLAAQSNYRGGYHNNNNNYRGGYHNNNNNYYSNSGYGYYSGGRGRGGNTHF; translated from the exons ATGGCGAGTGAGAGTTCGCAATCTTCATCTCAATCGCCGTCATCTGTACCTTCTCCGTCGCCGGGAAACAACGTCGGCGATGCGTTCGTAGGAAGTTTCATCAGTCTAATTTCTAAGTACGAGATCCGTTACGAAGGCATTCTCTACCATCTCAACGTCAAGGACTCGACGCTAGGTCTAAAAAACG TAAGATCTTGTGGAACAGAGGGGAGGAAGAAAGATGAGCCTCAAATTCCGCCATGTGATAGAGTTTACGATTACATTCTTTTTCGCGGAAGTGATATCAAG GATCTGCAAGTTAATCCATCTCCAGCTGCACAGTCAAGACCAGAGATTCAAAGTGAACAAGGCATCAATCAG TCCTCTCATGTTAGTTCAGCTATGAGCTCTCCGCTTTCTGGCTATGATAGTGGTTATGGTTTGGGGAGAGTAACACAATGGGTCAATACACCTGCTTTGAGTAGTAAACCGGTTCCTGCCACTCAACATTCATCAGTCCCTTTAAGTTTCCAGCCTCCTTCAGCTAATCCTGGAAGTTTGACAGAATCACCAGCGAGCTTAATTGGTTCAACTCAAAGTAATGCTGGTTCGTCTATGCCCATGCCTTCTTTTGTGCAAAGTAACAAATTAGGTGCCACTGGTGTCCCTGTTTCATCTCCCTCGACGATGCCCAATAACCCGCAGATTATAGATTACTTTGCTTCACCAATCATGGGATTAGTGAATGATACAACACAGGTTGTTACTCGTTCACCCGACGATGCTTCTAATCGTTCATACCCTTCTAACCCTTCTCCCCTTGGTCAAGCACAATTCCATACTCCACCTGGTCTTGTTTCAGCTCCCTCTAACCTTTCTCCACCATCTGAAGCGCTGCTTTCTGCTCCAAATATTCAGAACAGTTACCCCAGTGTACCCCAGGCTGTTG CTCCTGGGATTCCTGGTCCATTGTCGAACTCACCTGAGTCATTCTTCGGTATGGATCCATCGCTGCAATCTAGGCATCAGATGGTAAATAGGGGTCAAGAGATGTTTCCTGCTACTAACCCGGTATCATTTAATGTGCCATCACAAAGTCCTGCAACCAGAAATCATGCACCATTGCTGCCTCTTCCCGTTCCAGCTCAG TCTCGGATCCCTAGTTCTAGCATTGAGTTCACTGAAGAATTTGATTTTGAGGCAATGAATGAGAAGTTCAAGAAGAGTGAACTATGGGGTTATCTCGGGCAAAATAACCGGAGGAATCAAAATGATAATGGAGAAGAAATTGCAATTGAGCCAAACTCAGAAGGGAAG CCTTCATATAACAAGGATGACTTTTTCGACACAATCTCGTGCAATCAACTTGACCGTGTGGCTAGAAACGGACAACAGCACAACCAGTTTCCCGAGCACATGAGACAAGATCCTGGG GCATTTGGTAATCATTTTCAAAGGCCACCTCCACTACAACCAGGTCAGGGTGCATATCTCGCTGCACAATCCAATTACAGAGGCGGTTAccataataacaacaacaactacagaGGTGGTTaccataacaacaacaacaactactactCAAACTCGGGTTATGGTTACTACTCTGGTGGGAGAGGCCGAGGTGGAAACACACATTTCTGA
- the LOC104760381 gene encoding uncharacterized protein LOC104760381 — MPRYASRHGTSPFIWCAAIICAIISIVVIFGGIVVFVGYMVIHPRVPIISVADAHLDFLKYDIVGVLQTQLTIVIRVENDNAKAHALFDDTEFKLSYEGKLIAILRAPEFEVVKEKSMYLPYLVQSYPIPLNPSLMQAVDYAVKQDVITFELKGGTKTRWRVGPLGSVKFECNLSCELKFRPSDHTYIASPCSSSHKH; from the exons ATGCCCAGATATGCTTCTCGTCATGGTACCAGTCCTTTCATCTGGTGTGCAGCTATCATTTGCGCCATAATCTCTATTGTTGTAATCTTTGGTGGTATCGTAGTCTTTGTTGGTTACATGGTCATACATCCTCGAGTTCCCATCATTAGTGTCGCTGATGCTCACCTCGACTTCTTAAA GTATGATATAGTTGGAGTTTTGCAAACGCAGTTAACGATTGTGATTCGCGTGGAGAATGATAACGCTAAAGCTCATGCGTTGTTTGATGACACCGAGTTCAAGCTTAGCTATGAAGGTAAACTGATTGCGATTTTAAGAGCACCCGAGTTTGAAGTTGTGAAAGAGAAATCAATGTACCTTCCTTACTTGGTTCAGTCATATCCAATACCATTGAATCCAAGTTTGATGCAAGCTGTAGACTATGCGGTTAAACAAGATGTTATTACGTTCGAGCTCAAAGGTGGTACAAAAACTCGGTGGCGAGTCGGACCATTAGGGTCAGTCAAGTTCGAGTGTAACCTTAGCTGTGAGCTTAAGTTTAGGCCGTCTGATCATACTTACATTGCATCTCCTTGCAGTTCTTCTCATAAGCATTAG
- the LOC104760383 gene encoding protein PHLOEM PROTEIN 2-LIKE A5-like isoform X1, with protein sequence MAAPSSSPNVKEGPQVFINFRGAELRKTFISHLESALKRIGINAYIDSNEPAGENLHKLFERIEESNVALAILSSRYTESNWCLKELVKIMECVEQDNLWVIPIFYKLDPGTVKGLDGDFGIQLWDLWRKTGRNRDDRILKWDAALQGVTSKFGLVWETSRNDAAFVDDIITHVQNVLSKDLLLREENTKPRRRGAKYWKIFPILFLVTYLYISRVSTSCILPIQLD encoded by the exons aTGGCGGCACCCTCCTCATCTCCCAACGTCAAAGAAGGACCACAAGTGTTCATCAATTTTCGGGGAGCAGAGCTACGTAAAACTTTCATCTCCCATCTCGAAAGTGCCTTGAAACGCATCGGTATCAACGCTTATATAGACAGTAACGAGCCAGCGGGCGAGAATCTTCATAAACTTTTTGAAAGGATTGAGGAGTCGAATGTCGCGCTGGCGATCTTGTCCAGCAGGTACACGGAGTCAAATTGGTGCTTGAAAGAGCTTGTGAAGATAATGGAATGCGTGGAGCAAGATAACCTATGGGTTATTCCCATTTTTTACAAGCTGGATCCAGGCACGGTGAAAGGACTTGATGGAGACTTCGGTATTCAGCTATGGGATCTGTGGAGGAAGACGGGTCGTAACCGAGATGACCGGATTCTTAAGTGGGATGCAGCTTTGCAGGGAGTTACAAGCAAGTTTGGCTTGGTGTGGGAAACTAGCCG TAACGACGCTGCTTTCGTAGATGATATCATTACACATGTTCAGAATGTCTTATCCAAAGATTTATTACTGAGGGAAGAAAACACTAAACCCCGAAGAAGAGGAGCAAAGTATTGGAAAATATTTCCGATATTATTTCTTGtaacatatttgtatatatctaGAGTTTCCACATCTTGTATTTTGCCAATTCAGTTAGATTAA
- the LOC104760383 gene encoding disease resistance-like protein CSA1 isoform X2: MAAPSSSPNVKEGPQVFINFRGAELRKTFISHLESALKRIGINAYIDSNEPAGENLHKLFERIEESNVALAILSSRYTESNWCLKELVKIMECVEQDNLWVIPIFYKLDPGTVKGLDGDFGIQLWDLWRKTGRNRDDRILKWDAALQGVTSKFGLVWETSRFTGIN; this comes from the exons aTGGCGGCACCCTCCTCATCTCCCAACGTCAAAGAAGGACCACAAGTGTTCATCAATTTTCGGGGAGCAGAGCTACGTAAAACTTTCATCTCCCATCTCGAAAGTGCCTTGAAACGCATCGGTATCAACGCTTATATAGACAGTAACGAGCCAGCGGGCGAGAATCTTCATAAACTTTTTGAAAGGATTGAGGAGTCGAATGTCGCGCTGGCGATCTTGTCCAGCAGGTACACGGAGTCAAATTGGTGCTTGAAAGAGCTTGTGAAGATAATGGAATGCGTGGAGCAAGATAACCTATGGGTTATTCCCATTTTTTACAAGCTGGATCCAGGCACGGTGAAAGGACTTGATGGAGACTTCGGTATTCAGCTATGGGATCTGTGGAGGAAGACGGGTCGTAACCGAGATGACCGGATTCTTAAGTGGGATGCAGCTTTGCAGGGAGTTACAAGCAAGTTTGGCTTGGTGTGGGAAACTAGCCG GTTTACTGGCATTAATTGA